A genomic stretch from Sulfobacillus thermosulfidooxidans includes:
- a CDS encoding cation:proton antiporter, whose amino-acid sequence MSNVILSILVVSIVALMAPWILLRTKVKIPIAAAEILLGVVFGKSGLGWIQISGPISFLSLFGLSYIMFLYGLETNLDSWLNQDHAQLQHARWLWPIIVLWIGLGFAEGFLLLTFHVIHKVIPISLLLASSAPTVLLPTLKERGLVNTNFGQWILSIGLLVDFTTLMGVTALAALDHHGAILRIFLVVLMFVPLVIAKSTSRFLHRAWFGNGQDTVTSQIGVRGVMMIITLFIALAETLGTITVLGAFLAGVVVSLIVGKDREILQDKLDALGFGYFIPFFFVTVGSNLNLRPAWQSSHVLLLTASFLLGIIVISVGISFLLARLFPRRETIAMATLLATRLSVTVAGSLILFQAHIISQSVYLAMIITSILSAVLFPPIFHRFSPQKPLPKQDIMLIGPAHWVKPIASHLAAQDYPVLTYDNGSEALASAAIHAGTVRVVALLGSAQWQKNIIWGNQLQHILNPDHVIVDVPTEAREQANAAGLIPFVAPLASMQLLETLIRSPLSGLSDANMWSSMMELEVTSPYAINVALKDLKLPEDTLVIGISRHREHLIPRGSTVLRAGDVITIVCPGPRRREIRQIFEVPPPF is encoded by the coding sequence ATGTCAAACGTCATTCTCTCAATTCTTGTGGTCTCCATTGTGGCCTTAATGGCACCGTGGATTTTATTGCGCACCAAAGTCAAAATTCCCATAGCCGCGGCGGAAATTTTATTAGGAGTCGTGTTCGGCAAAAGCGGATTGGGTTGGATTCAAATTTCCGGGCCTATTAGCTTTTTGTCACTATTTGGCCTCTCTTATATTATGTTTCTCTATGGATTAGAAACCAACCTAGATTCATGGCTCAATCAGGATCATGCTCAACTCCAACACGCTCGTTGGTTGTGGCCCATTATTGTCCTGTGGATTGGTTTGGGTTTTGCCGAAGGGTTTCTTCTTTTGACTTTTCATGTGATTCACAAAGTGATTCCGATTTCCTTGCTACTAGCATCCAGCGCTCCGACCGTCTTGTTACCCACGTTAAAAGAACGGGGACTCGTCAACACCAATTTTGGCCAATGGATTTTGTCTATCGGGCTGCTGGTCGATTTCACGACGTTAATGGGTGTCACCGCATTGGCCGCTTTAGATCATCATGGTGCCATCTTGCGCATCTTTTTGGTCGTGTTAATGTTTGTGCCCCTGGTGATTGCTAAGTCCACCTCAAGATTTTTGCACCGGGCCTGGTTTGGCAACGGTCAAGATACGGTCACCAGTCAAATTGGGGTCCGCGGAGTGATGATGATTATTACTCTCTTTATTGCCCTAGCCGAAACCTTGGGAACTATCACCGTGTTGGGGGCATTTTTAGCAGGGGTTGTCGTATCCCTAATCGTCGGCAAAGACCGTGAGATTCTACAAGATAAGTTGGATGCCTTGGGATTTGGCTATTTCATTCCCTTTTTCTTTGTGACAGTCGGGAGCAATCTAAATCTTCGGCCGGCTTGGCAATCCAGCCATGTTCTTTTGCTAACCGCGTCTTTCCTCTTAGGCATTATCGTCATCAGTGTCGGCATTTCCTTTCTGTTAGCGCGCTTATTTCCACGAAGAGAAACCATTGCCATGGCGACGTTATTAGCCACCCGCTTATCGGTAACGGTGGCGGGATCTTTGATTCTGTTTCAGGCGCACATTATCTCGCAATCCGTGTATTTAGCGATGATTATCACCTCGATTTTGTCCGCCGTACTGTTTCCCCCGATTTTTCACCGGTTCAGTCCTCAAAAACCGTTGCCGAAGCAAGATATTATGCTCATTGGTCCCGCGCACTGGGTCAAGCCCATTGCTAGTCATTTAGCCGCCCAAGACTATCCCGTCTTAACCTATGACAATGGCTCTGAGGCCTTGGCAAGCGCGGCCATTCATGCGGGAACTGTGCGCGTCGTGGCGTTATTGGGCTCCGCCCAGTGGCAAAAAAATATTATTTGGGGCAATCAGTTACAGCATATTTTAAATCCCGATCATGTCATCGTGGATGTCCCCACAGAAGCCCGAGAACAAGCAAATGCTGCGGGTTTGATACCCTTTGTTGCGCCTCTGGCCTCTATGCAGCTACTGGAAACCCTCATCCGCTCGCCGTTATCAGGATTATCCGACGCAAATATGTGGTCATCCATGATGGAGTTGGAAGTGACCAGTCCCTATGCCATTAATGTCGCGCTCAAAGATTTAAAACTCCCTGAAGACACGCTCGTTATTGGCATATCACGTCACCGGGAACATTTAATTCCCCGGGGTTCCACGGTGCTTCGCGCAGGCGATGTGATTACTATTGTGTGTCCTGGACCAAGGCGTAGAGAAATCCGACAAATATTTGAAGTCCCGCCGCCCTTTTAA